CAGAATCCGATATTTTTACTTCGGCACTTAATTGTCCGATTCGACTCTGAACAGAGTCGATATATTTCTGAAATTCTGACAAATTCCAACGATCGGCTTCGCTAGCTTCTCCCTTCGGATGAATTCGAATCGTGTACGGCATGAGTTTTATTGCAGACATTTTCTATTTACCATTTTTATCTTCAATTGTAATATGATAAGGATTATATTAAATGTAATGATTGAGAGAGTATGGGAAAGTAGGTTGACTATGTACGCAATAATGTATACAATCCTTGAGCCGGCTGCGGCCACCACAGAAATATCGTCTGTCCTATCTGAGCAAAATAGTAAATAGTGCAATTAATAGAAATATTGGAAATGTATGCGCCGACCGGGAATTGAACCCGGGCTATGAGCTTGGGAAGCTCATGTCCTACCACTAGACCACCGGCGCATGCCAGCAGTTCTCTTTCTCTCGTCGTCCCACTTGAACGTAGCGACTTGTCGGTTCAGCCGGGGACTCTCCCAATTGCTGCTGTACATTCCGTTGGGATGAGCTGCAACTCAGCCAAAAAATTATTCGCTCGATTCCCGTTCGTCGTGTATGGAACCGGTTAACGAGTCGGAACTGGATTGGACCGAGTACGAACACGGGAAAGCAGCATTCAAACGGAAGCAGTTGGGGGAAGCTGCTGGTGGCGACCGTCTCGGCTGCAGTCTGTACGAGCTACCAGCCGGTCGTCGATCGTGGCCGTATCACTACCATACTGCGAACGAAGAAGCGATCTACGTGCTCTCTGGACGTGGAACGGTCAAACTCGGCGGTGAGACGCAGCCACTCCGCGAAGGCGACTACGTCGCGTTACCAGCGGACGAATCCGGTGGCCATCGTGTGATCAACGATTCCGACGCGCCACTCCAGTACCTCGTCGTTTCGACGATGAACGAGCCAGACGTTTCAGTCTATCCCGAGTCGAACAAGCTGGGGGTGTTCGCCGGTGCTCCACCCGGCAGTCGAGACGAACGGTCCATCCATGGATACTACACGATCGACGACGATGTCGACTACTGGGACGGCGAATGAGTTATGATCCAGAAAAGGCTCGTTGAGCCATCGATATGCGTATGAGAAAATAGTCGAATGAGCGTTATCAGAGGCGACTTCGATTGGTGGACGTGCCCAGCTCGAACGTTACAGTAATCGGACACTCGTCCATCTCTCGAATACAGCCGGGCAGCTATTTGTCGCCAGCGAACCATGGTTTCACCATGAGTGATGTCACGACGCTTCCTGACGAAGGACTCCCGATCGAAATCCACCTTTCGGACGATGAACTCGACGCTCACCGAGAGCATATCACGACCTTCATCGAAGAAACGATCGACGACGCCGGGGTCGATGGCGCTGTCATCGGTCTCTCAGGTGGAATTGACAGTACTCTGACTGCGTATCTCGCTACGGAAGCGCTTGGGACGGATCGTGTCTACGGGTTGGTGTTACCGAGCACAGTGAATCCGGATGAGAGCATGAGCGACGCAGAGCGTGTCGCAGAGACACTCGACATCGGATACGACGTGATCGAGATTAGCCCCATCGTGGACGCATTCTTCACGGCCTATCCGACTGGTGAGGATGACCAGATGGCGGCTGGGAACGTTCGGGTGCGAACGCGTGCGGTCCTGAACTATTTTGTCGCCAATACGAGGAACGCTATTGTACTCGGAACCGGCAATCGAAGCGAAGGACTGACAGGCTATTTCACCAAGTATGGTGATCAGGCAGTTGATTGTAATCCCATCGGGAATCTCTACAAGCGGCAAGTCAGACAGTTGGCGCGGCATATCGGAGTTCCGGACGATCTCGTCGAGAAAGCGCCGAGCGCGGAGATGTGGACGGGACAAACTGATGAAACGGAAATGGGTGTGACGTACGATCTCCTTGATGCAGTGCTCGTCTTACACATCGATGGACCACTCTCGAAACACGCAACAGCAACGACGCTCGCTATCGAGGTATCGGCAATCGAGCGTGTCGAGGAACTGTACCAACAGAGCGAACACAAACGACACATGCCGCCCGCACCCGAGCCGCTCTGAGTCGAATCTGATACGAATTCGATTAGGAAACTGAGTTTTACTTCGAGTTCGAACTGGCAGGTCGGTCAACTGTGTCGACTATTTTCCGCGATCGCTGAGCGACTCTGCGTGCGTCTCGACGAGCGCTGCGAACGCTTCGGCTTCCCGTTTTTCTTGACTTCTGATGGTCTCTGTCGCCGTTCCAGCAGCACTCATGAGCGAATTCAGTTGTGAGAGCGTTTCCCGATCTGCTGTTGCGATTTGCTCACAGACCGACCGAGGCGTCTCGACGACGCGAGAGACGAGACCCATACGGAGTGCTTCTTCGCTATTGATCAC
The nucleotide sequence above comes from Halocatena marina. Encoded proteins:
- a CDS encoding cupin domain-containing protein translates to MEPVNESELDWTEYEHGKAAFKRKQLGEAAGGDRLGCSLYELPAGRRSWPYHYHTANEEAIYVLSGRGTVKLGGETQPLREGDYVALPADESGGHRVINDSDAPLQYLVVSTMNEPDVSVYPESNKLGVFAGAPPGSRDERSIHGYYTIDDDVDYWDGE
- a CDS encoding NAD+ synthase, translated to MSDVTTLPDEGLPIEIHLSDDELDAHREHITTFIEETIDDAGVDGAVIGLSGGIDSTLTAYLATEALGTDRVYGLVLPSTVNPDESMSDAERVAETLDIGYDVIEISPIVDAFFTAYPTGEDDQMAAGNVRVRTRAVLNYFVANTRNAIVLGTGNRSEGLTGYFTKYGDQAVDCNPIGNLYKRQVRQLARHIGVPDDLVEKAPSAEMWTGQTDETEMGVTYDLLDAVLVLHIDGPLSKHATATTLAIEVSAIERVEELYQQSEHKRHMPPAPEPL